Within the Ensifer canadensis genome, the region GACCCCGCGCACGGCCTCAACCACCCCTGTGCGGGTTGGAAACGAGACCTTCAGGTCGTCAACGGTCAGAAGCGGGTTCATTGTCCGCTCTCCCGCGGGTCGAGCGCGTCGCGCAGGCCGTCGCCAAGCAAGTTGAAGCCGAGGCTGACGATCAGGATCGCGACGCCGGGCATGGTGGCAACCCACCACTGGTCGAGGATGAAGCGGCGACCGGATGCGATCATCGCGCCCCATTCCGGCAGCGGCGGCTGTGCGCCGAGGCCGAGGAAGCCGAGGCCCGCGGCCGTCAGGATGATGCCGGCCATGTCGAGTGTGACGCGCACGATCAGCGACGACATGCACATCGGCATCACATGCCGGAAGACGATGCGGGTCGGCGACGCGCCCATCAGTTGCACCGCGGCGATGTAGTCGGAATTGCGCACCGTCAGCGTCTCGGCGCGCGCAATGCGGGCATAGGGTGGCCAGGAGGTAATGGCGATGGCGATGACGGCATTCTCGATGCCCGGGCCAAGCGCTGCCACGAAAGCGAGAGCCAGAACCAGCTTCGGAAAGGCGAGGAAGATATCGGTGATGCGCATCAGCACCGCATCGACCCATCCGCCGGCATAGCCAGCGACCGCGCCGACGATGAGGCCGACGGGTGCGGCGATGATCGCGACCAAAAGCACGACGGCAAGCGTCAGCCGCGAGCCGTGGATGAGCCGAGAGAGAATGTCTCTTCCGAGATCATCGGTGCCGAGCAGATAACCCTGGGTGCCGGGCGGCAGCAAGCGGGCATTGGCGAGGTCGCCGATATAGGGCGAATGCGGTGCCAGCACGTTGGCGAAAGCGGCGACGAACACCAATGCCAGCAGGATCAACAGGCCGAGAACGGCCAGCTTGTTGGCGGAAAAGCGCTGCCAGGTCATGTAGGCGCGGCCGAGGCGCGCCTGGGTGCGCGATTGCGGCCGGTCGGACAACAGCCATTCGCGGCGTGTCATCGGGCGTGTTTCAGTGACGGTGCTCATCGCTGGCGCGTCCTTGGGTCAAGCGTCCGATAGAGAAGATCGGACAGCAGATTGATGCCGATGAAGACCGAACCGATGACGATGGTGCCACCGAGAACGGCATTCATGTCGGCATTCTGCAGCGAATTGGTGATGTAGAGGCCAAGGCCCGGCCAGGCGAAGACGGTTTCGGTCAAGACCGAACCTTCGAGCAGCCCGGCATAGGAAAGCGCAATCACGGTCACGAGCGGCACGGCGGCATTTCGCAGCGCATGGCCCCAGATGATGCGGGATTCCGAGAGCCCCTTGGCGCGGGCGGCAACGATGTATTCCTGCTGCAACTCATTGAGCATGAAGCTGCGCGTCATGCGGCTGATATAGGCCAGCGAGAAATAACCGAGCAGCGATGCCGGCAGGATGATGTGGCGGAAGACGTCCCACAGCACATCCCACTGACGTTGCCAGAGCGCGTCGAACAGGTAGAAGCCGGTGATCGGCGTGAAGGTGTATTCGAAAACGATATCGATACGGCCGGGATAGGCGACCCACTTCAGCCGGGCGTAGAACACGAGGAGCGACAGCAGCGCCAGCCAGAAGATCGGCACGGAATAGCCGACAAGGCCGATAATGCGCACGATCTGGTCGGCGATGCTGCCGCGCTTGACGGCAGCGAGAACACCGAGCGGCACGCCGAAGATGGCGCCGAGC harbors:
- the nikC gene encoding nickel transporter permease — encoded protein: MSTVTETRPMTRREWLLSDRPQSRTQARLGRAYMTWQRFSANKLAVLGLLILLALVFVAAFANVLAPHSPYIGDLANARLLPPGTQGYLLGTDDLGRDILSRLIHGSRLTLAVVLLVAIIAAPVGLIVGAVAGYAGGWVDAVLMRITDIFLAFPKLVLALAFVAALGPGIENAVIAIAITSWPPYARIARAETLTVRNSDYIAAVQLMGASPTRIVFRHVMPMCMSSLIVRVTLDMAGIILTAAGLGFLGLGAQPPLPEWGAMIASGRRFILDQWWVATMPGVAILIVSLGFNLLGDGLRDALDPRESGQ
- a CDS encoding ABC transporter permease; protein product: MGGRRRARPAKIMGAVLRFLVIVVTTYLGLLAVTFFIGRVIPIDPVLAVLGDRAPTHVVERTREAMGLNLPLYQQFLIYVRQALTGDFGISVLTTNPVMTDIRRVFPATMELATLGTLLGAIFGVPLGVLAAVKRGSIADQIVRIIGLVGYSVPIFWLALLSLLVFYARLKWVAYPGRIDIVFEYTFTPITGFYLFDALWQRQWDVLWDVFRHIILPASLLGYFSLAYISRMTRSFMLNELQQEYIVAARAKGLSESRIIWGHALRNAAVPLVTVIALSYAGLLEGSVLTETVFAWPGLGLYITNSLQNADMNAVLGGTIVIGSVFIGINLLSDLLYRTLDPRTRQR